From a single Apium graveolens cultivar Ventura chromosome 2, ASM990537v1, whole genome shotgun sequence genomic region:
- the LOC141700661 gene encoding uncharacterized protein At4g26485-like has protein sequence MFRLIKYPTYIWYKTLEILVENYTVAEANLKELGDLGCTVLHQVDAHTMKHHPLLNLKFFDRIVFNFPHAGFIFGEHTDYMIELHKKLVRGFLRNARDMLTTNGEIHITHKTAYPFNKWNIEELGNETGLHLVGESAFYRCEYRGYINKRGSGANCNKTFPVGLASTFKFAAVSSV, from the exons atgTTTAGATTAATAAAATATCCAACATATATATGGTACAAAACATTAGAAATCTTGGTTGAGAATTACACTGTGGCAGAGGCTAATCTAAAGGAACTTGGGGACTTGGGCTGCACCGTCTTGCATCAAGTTGACGCCCACACTATGAAACATCACCCATTGCTCAATCTTAAATTCTTCGACAGAATCGTCTTCAATTTTCCTCATGCTGGTTTCATTTTCGGAGAGCACACTGATTATATGATCGA GCTCCACAAAAAACTTGTAAGAGGATTCTTGAGGAATGCACGAGACATGTTGACGACTAATGGGgaaattcacataacacataaaacAGCATACCCTTTTAATAAGTGGAATATAGAGGAGCTGGGAAACGAAACTGGATTACACTTGGTTGGTGAATCTGCATTCTACAGATGTGAGTATAGAGGTTATATAAACAAAAGAGGGTCTGGAGCTAATTGCAACAAGACCTTTCCTGTTGGATTAGCCTCTACATTCAAATTTGCAGCTGTTTCTTCAGTCTGA
- the LOC141706292 gene encoding heavy metal-associated isoprenylated plant protein 46-like, which yields MKQRIDVRVTIKNDKDRSKAMQIVAGMLGVSSVAIGGDDKNILIVIGNEVDAVTLTKSLIKKLGSATLVRVVPLNDGRFDQEQAEASMIYEGQSNNYGKHSFRQPSYGYYNPPVPQYPPSTYYYQYQRPDGWW from the exons ATGAag CAAAGGATTGATGTGAGGGTGACAATTAAAAACGATAAAGACAGATCAAAGGCTATGCAGATTGTTGCTGGAATGTTGG GAGTGAGCTCAGTAGCGATTGGAGGAGACGATAAAAACATACTGATCGTGATCGGAAATGAAGTTGATGCAGTCACATTGACAAAATCATTGATCAAAAAACTTGGCAGCGCCACCTTAGTCAGGGTGGTACCACTTAACGACGGTCGATTTGATCAAGAACAAGCTGAAGCATCGATGATATACGAAGGTCAATCAAATAATTACGGCAAACATAGTTTTCGTCAACCAAGCTATGGCTACTACAATCCTCCAGTGCCCCAATATCCTCCCTCTACCTATTATTATCAATATCAGAGGCCTGATGGGTGGTGGTGA
- the LOC141706293 gene encoding heavy metal-associated isoprenylated plant protein 47-like — MLQRIIVKVSIKKDKDRSKAMKIAVGATGVISVKIGGDDKNIVTVIGNEVDAVSLTQSLVKKFGSATLVRVEQVVKVYGFDQDQFRGASMIYEGQPADNYRNNYSQPMSFYNSPVVQYPPQYYYPCERPGESGCSIM; from the exons ATGCTG CAAAGGATTATCGTAAAAGTGTCGATAAAAAAGGACAAGGACAGATCAAAGGCTATGAAGATTGCCGTCGGAGCAACCG GTGTGATCTCGGTAAAGATAGGAGGAGACGATAAAAACATAGTGACGGTAATCGGAAATGAAGTGGATGCAGTGAGCTTGACTCAGTCACTGGTCAAGAAATTCGGGAGTGCCACCTTGGTGAGGGTGGAACAAGTTGTTAAAGTATATGGATTCGATCAAGATCAATTTAGAGGAGCATCAATGATATATGAAGGTCAACCTGCAGATAATTACAGAAACAATTATAGTCAACCAATGAGCTTCTACAATTCTCCAGTAGTACAATATCCTCCTCAGTATTACTATCCATGTGAGAGGCCTGGTGAATCAGGCTGCTCCATCATGTAA